The region TTTAGGGCTACAATTACATGGATGGAATCGTAGTCTGAGCAAAAGAAGTTCAACTTTATAATTAAGTGTGCTCCAATTCCGCTGGTTTCCATAACTCAGTTTTTGATATCATTTTGCCCAAATtctaatttcatcaaccaataacCAAACATATCCTTACGAATTTGTTGTATTTTGCTCTTATGAACTGATGTTGGTTGTTCTGACTTCTGACAAATTGACAGTACTCTCATGAAGTCGATCTGTTTACCATCTTCTTCCCTCTCATGCCTCCCATCTCTTCACCATAATCCTACACCTTTCTTTCAATCCTGGCCTAACTATAAACCCTTCTCATCTTCACCCCTGTTTTCTCCCCTTTCAATCCAATCCACTTCACCTAAATCCTCCATTCCTGCTGTAACTCCAACTGAAGGATCAATCCCTGTGATCAACTTTGAAGATTTCGTGGAGAAAGATTGGTCATTTCTTGATGCTGATGATATATCTTCCAACCAAGTTTACAAACAACACACTGACCGAATCATATCTTCTGGGAAAATTTCTGAGGATTCAAAGGTTCTAATTTCAACAGGATCAGAAGGGTTTGTTGATCAGGTGATTGATACACATTCTTGCAAACAGTTGCTTGTTGTCCATGACTCTCTATTCGTATTAGCCtgcattaaagaaaaatatgacaAAGTTAAATGTTGGCAAGGAGAAGTGATTTTTGTCCCTGAAAAATGGGCGCCTTTTGATGTTGTGTTCATCTACTTCCTTCCTGCTTTGCCATTTGAACTCAATCAAATCTTTGAAGCACTATCCAAGATTTGCTCACCAGGTATGTTTCATattttagtaaaattatactaTTTTTTTCATGAAATTTATTAGTGTTTCTATGTTTTTGAAGGTGCAAGAATTGTGATTAGTCATCCGAAAGGAAGAGAGATGCTTAAACAACAGAAAGTGGAGTACCCTGATGTTGTGGTGTCGGATTTGCCTGATAAAGTAATGTTAGAAAGTGTTGCATCTCATCACTCGTTTATAATGGTGGAATTCGTTGATGAGCCAGGGTTTTATCTTGCTGTATTAAGTATTAACACACAAAAGTTGATACAGGTAAACTGTTTTTAGTTGTGTTCAATAGGTCACTaaactagttttgactttatgaaGTTTGACCAAATTTTTGTTAGAAGAGGGTATTGGAAATTGGAATTTGCTTCTGCAAGACCAAAAAGCTTAATTGGTGCATGCATATTCCATCCGTTATTAAAGttctatatatataaatttttgaGTTTTATATGTGGATTAGCTATTGATTAAATGCCGAAAATCACGGAATGTGTTATGGTGTTAGACATTGTCTTCAAGTAATAATTTGACTCTAATTTGGTGGGTGTAAAGAAATCTTCTATGGGATAATCGAAACAAACAATAACTCTAGTGCAAGCAAGTCGATAACTAAGATTGGCAAAAATTAGC is a window of Lactuca sativa cultivar Salinas chromosome 1, Lsat_Salinas_v11, whole genome shotgun sequence DNA encoding:
- the LOC111916678 gene encoding uncharacterized protein LOC111916678; the protein is MKSICLPSSSLSCLPSLHHNPTPFFQSWPNYKPFSSSPLFSPLSIQSTSPKSSIPAVTPTEGSIPVINFEDFVEKDWSFLDADDISSNQVYKQHTDRIISSGKISEDSKVLISTGSEGFVDQVIDTHSCKQLLVVHDSLFVLACIKEKYDKVKCWQGEVIFVPEKWAPFDVVFIYFLPALPFELNQIFEALSKICSPGARIVISHPKGREMLKQQKVEYPDVVVSDLPDKVMLESVASHHSFIMVEFVDEPGFYLAVLSINTQKLIQVNCF